Genomic DNA from Novipirellula galeiformis:
AAGGGCATCACCTCTCGCTAAACTTCAGCTGCCGTGACGGCAAGTTGGTCGACAGCTCGCCACAATTCTTTGCGACCAATCCGGCAAAAATCATGAGCGATGTCGAAGGACCGCTGGGCAAGGGGACGCGCGTGCTGAGCGAGGAAGAGGATCTGGGCTTTGAGCTCGTCAACCGCTTGGACGAAGCTCAGAAGAAAGTCGCCATCATCGACGAAAAAGCGCTCAAAGAAGTGCGTTTTGCCGGAGAGCCACAGCCTCAAGTCGGTGAGCCTGAAGGGATCGCTTTTGACAAGTTGTCGCCGAAACAGGCCGAGTTATTGAAACGGCTCGTCGGCGTTTATGTCGATGCGGTTCCTGAAAAGACGGCTCAAACGCGTCGTGAATTGATCGAGACCAACGGATGGCAGCACGTCTATTTCGCATGGGCCGGAGCCCTGGAGCCAGGGATCGGACATTACTATCGCATTCGCGGTAAAGATTTTTTGATTGAGTTTGTGAACACTCAGGCGGATGCATCGGGGAATCCTGCGAATCATATCCACTGCGTCTGGCGTGACCTGACTGGCGATTTTGACTTGCCGATCAAATAGACTTCGGTTGGTGAAAGCGAGGGACTGATCAGCGAGGGACTGAGTCAAGAGTGAGATTCCCTCGCTGACACGTTTAGCTTACCAACCCCGGGGCGATCTGCCGGGGAAGGTTTTGGTGATCGTTCCTGGTAAGGCACTATGCTCGATTGGTTAAAGCATCTGCGTGAGCGATGGGATAATTGGTGCGGTGATCGCGACATGGAGCTGGCGATTCGCAAGCATCTTTCGGAAAACGGCTACTATGGCCGCACCGCCAAGTTAAAGAGCGTGCGGATGGTTGCGGTGCAGCGCCCCGGTTGGTTCCAAGTGTTTCGCTTTGAAGCGACCGCGCGTAGGGTACCACCCCATTTGTTAAGCGAGGCCCATTCGTCAGGCCAGGCCGGTTCGTCAGGCGAGGTCGATTCGTCCGACGAGGTTCCCGACGCGGCCCCCGTTTATGACGAATTGTACGGGTTGGTGAAGGATGACATTCGTCACAAGATCAATGTGGTCCGAGTGTTTGACCGCGAAGACGAGCGGCGTGCGCTGTTCGTGCGTTGGAGCGAAGGACTGATTTGCCTGCGTGGTGCTCACGGGCTGAAAAGTCCTTAGAATCGTACGCGTGTGAGACGTGTTTCCCTTAACTCAAATGGATTGAAAATGTCGAGGCTTCTGTGCTCGTTCGTTGTCGTTGCCGGATTGTCGGCAAGTGGTTTGGTCGTGAATTCCGCCGTGGCAGCAAAGCCTCCTACCGTGGCCTCGGCCGCGGTCGCCGAGGCCGCTCGGACCGAAACCGAGCCCGATTCGAAGGCGGATTCCGATTCGAAGGCGGATTCAGCGGCTGTGGCTGCAGCCAAGTCGCAGGTTCCTGAAACGGGAGCCCAAGAGCGGGCCTTGGTCGACAACGTACGGCAGTGGACGTTCGAGGGCCGCCGCGCCGGTGAAGGTTACTTTAGCGCTGATGCTCGTCACATGGTCTTCCAAAGTGAACGGGATCCCGCGAACCCGTTCTATCAAATCTATCTCACCGATCTGGAAACGGGTGACATTGAAAAAGTGTCTCCAGGAATCGGCAAGACGACCTGTGCATGGATCCATCCCGAGGGCAATCGAGTGTTGTTCGCTAGTACGCACGAGGATCCTGCGGCAAAGCAAAAGCAAGAGGACGAGATTGAACTGCGAGCCAGCGGGAAGCAACGCCGCTACGCTTGGGACTACGACGAGAACTACGAATTATACGAGCGGGTTGCCGATGGCCAGTACAACCGCTTGACCGAAGCGCAGGGCTACGATGCCGAAGCGAGCTACAGCCCCGATGGAACTCAGATCGTCTTCGCGTCCAATCGCGAAGCCTACTCGCGTGAATTGACGGCCGTCGAGCAAGCAAAGTTTGAGATCGATCCGGCGTTCATGATCGATTTGTACATCATGAATGCCGATGGCACGAATGTGCGCCGCTTGACCACCGAGCCGGGTTATGACGGAGGCCCGTTTTTCTCGCCTAACGGAGAGCGAATTTGTTGGCGACGTTTTTCCGAGGACGGAGCCACCGCTGAAATCTTTACGATGAACATCGACGGTAGCGACGTTCGCCGTTTGACCGATTTTGGAGCGATGAGCTGGGCTCCGTTTTATCACCCCAGCGGCGACTACTTGATTTTCACGACCAACAAACATGGTTTCGCAAATTTTGAGCTCTACCTCGTTCGCGCCGATGCTCAGGGGGAACCAGTCCGGGTGACGTATACCGATGGTTTTGATGGACTGCCCGTCTTCTTGCCCGACGCTAAGCGATTATCGTGGACCTCGACGCGCAGCAAAGGAAAGCGATCCCAAATTTTCATCGGCGATTGGAACGACGCCCATGCACGTGAACTGCTGAAGCTCGAATCTGAGTCCGAGTCGAGTGAGGATCGCTTGGCTGCGGTCGCGTCCGCAGAACACACCTCGCCCGAGTTTTCACCCGCCGATGTGATGCGGCATGTTGATTATTTGACACGCCCCGAATTGGCCGGACGAATGACCGGCAGCGACGGGGAACGCCGCGCTACGGCGTATGTGGCTGCCTATTTACAAAGCCTCGGGTTCGAGCCCGCTGGTGCCAACGGCAGCTTCTTTCAAGAGTTCGAGTTCCCCGCCGGATCTAGCTTGACCGCTGCGAATGCGATGGCACTGGGCGACAAAACGCTCGATTTGAATCAACAGTGGCGTCCGCTTTCATTTTCAAGTGACGGAGAAATCGAGGCGACGGAAGTCGTTTTTGCGGGCTATGGCATGAGTGTGCCCGGTGGCGACGACGTCGAAGAATACGATAGCTACGTGCATCTCGATGTTGCCGGTAAATGGGTGTTGGTGTTTCGCGATTTGCCCCAAGAGATCACTCCCGAGCGACGGCAACAGATGGCGCGTTACAGTTCGCCACGCCGCAAAGCCACCGTCGCACGCGACCACGGGGCCAAAGGGATCCTCTTTGTGGCGGGGCCAACCAGCAAAGTGACTCGCGAATTGATTCACTTTGATCGCGACGCGTCCCAGGCTGGCGTCAGCATCGCGGCGCTGACGATCACCAATCAAGTGGCGGAGGAAATGTTCCAAATCGCCAACAAGAAGCTGGGCGAAACCCAAGCAACGTTCGATGATGGTTCGCCACAGATGGGATTCCCGCTGGAGGGTGTCTCCGTTTCATCGACCGTGGGTATCGAACGCAAGACGGGGATCGGACGAAATGTAATCGCGCGATTGCCGGTCCAACCGAATCGTCAAACGTATCCGGTCGTCATGATCGGGGCTCACGTGGACCATCTTGGTCGCGGCGGCGGCAGTAATAGTTTGGCTCGTGATGACGAGGAACAGTCCATTCACTTTGGTGCGGACGATAACGCCAGCGGCGTCGGCGCTATGCTCGAAATCGCACAGCACCTTGCCGCTGAGAAATCGGCGGGCCGATTGAAACCGAAGCGAGACTTGTTGATCGCGGCGTGGAGCGGTGAAGAATTAGGGTTGTTCGGATCCCAGCATTTTGTCAGCGAGTTTTACACGCTGTATCCTCAGGCGCCGCAGCCGATAACGAATGCCGCTGCGGATGGCGAGGCGAATCCTCACGCTCATGCTCACGCTCATGGCGTCAGCAGCGATGCGGAGCCTTTGACGCAGGCGATGGCAGCCTACCTAAACCTCGACATGGTGGGACGACTGCGTGAAAAGTTGATCGTTCAAGGGATTGGTTCGTCCCCGGGATTTGAAAACGAGGTCCAACGCCGCAACGGTCCGGTCGGCTTGGAATTGCAGTTGGATAAAACCAGCACGCGATTGCCGACCGATGCATCGGCGTTTGTGGCTCGCGATGTGCCGATTCTGTCCGCGTTCACTGGGGCTCACGAGGATTATCACACGCCACGCGATACAGCGGACAAGGTGAACTATGACGGTGCTGCAAAAATCTCGCGTTTGTTTGCGCTGTTGACTCGCGGGTTTTTGATTGCGGACGAACCGCCCAAGTTTGAACTCGATGAAGGCGAGAAACGGGGGGAAACGCCTCGCGCGGTACTCACCGCCTACCTTGGGACGATCCCCGACTACGCTGCGGGCGAGGTCAAAGGCTTGAAACTGAGCGGTGTTGCCGGCGGGGGGCCTGCGGCAAAAGCAGGGGTCAGCGGAGGTGACGTGATCGTTCGCTTGGCAGGGCGTAAAATCGAAGATATCTACGATTACACTTACGCGATCGAAGCCTTGAAGATCGGGGAGGAAGTCGAGATCGCCGTTCAGCGAGGCGAAAAGACCGTGACCATGAAAATCACCCCCACCGCACGCGAATAGCCTCGGTGGGCTTCGGTTAGACTTGGTGGGACAGTCGTCGAGCCGGTCATCGACGACGCGGGCTAGGCTTCCAAGCGGGGCGTTCCTAAAACGAATCGCGGGAAGCCTATCCCCCTGGGTTCACTTCGTGAAGCTACTTCACCAGTCGCTCGAGCACGGCGGCGCCCATTTCCTGGGTGCCGATGTGCTTGCCGCCGCGAGCGATGTCTTTGGTGCGAAGCCCGTCGGCGAGCACGTTGGCGACTGCGTTTTCGATCGCATTGGCTTCCTCGGTCAGCGACAACGAGTGACGCAGTAACATTGCCGCAGCAAGGATCGTCGCCAATGGGTTGGCAAGCTCTTGGCCGGCGATATCGGGAGCCGAACCATGGATCGGTTCGTACAACCCTGGTCCATCGGACCCCAGCGAAGCGCTCGGCAGCATCCCCAGCGAACCGGGCAACATCGAAGCTTCATCGGTCAGGATGTCGCCAAACAGGTTGCCCGTGACCACGACATCGAAATCGCGTGGGCGATTGATCAAGTGCATGGCCATCGCGTCGACGAGCACGACATCGTATTGGACGTCGGGGAATTCTTCGGCCATCACGCGCGCGGCGGTTTGACGCCATAGCCGACTTGGCTCGAGCACGTTGGCTTTGTCCACGCTGGTCAACCGATTGTCGCGTTGCCGAGCCGCCAAGGCCGCCATGCGAACGATGCGCTCGACTTCGCGGACGCTGTAGGCCATCGACTGGAACGCCGTTTCATCTGGGCCGCTGCCCGATCGGCCCGATTCGCCAAAGTAAATGCCACCGGTCAATTCACGAAAGAACAGGATATCGGTGCCTTCGATGATTTCGCGTTTCAGCGGCGAGGAATCAACGAGTTGGTCAAACAACCGAATCGGCCGCAAGTTGGCGAACAGTCCGAGTTCTTTGCGGATTTTTAGCAGACCCGCCTCCGGACGCGTTTTGGCCGAAGGGTCGTCCCATTTGGGGCCGCCTACGGCGCCCAACAAGATCGCGTCGCTCGCTTTGCACGCGTCGATGGTCGCTTGAGGAAGGGGATCGCCGCATTGATCGATCGAAATGCCACCGATCATCTGAGACGAGAATGCAAAGTCGTGACCAAACAGAGTCGCGATCTTTTCAAGAATTCGCTGAGCTTGGGTGACGATTTCGGGGCCAATGCCATCACCAGGCAAGAGGACGATGTTCGCTTTCAAGGCAGTGCCCTTGGGGCAAGAGGGGTGGGATGGAATAAGCCACTAATTTAGTCCAACAAGCCGATTTGCCCAATCCGCGGTCGTCCTAGAAAAATGCCGCCGTCATACCGCCATCTTCGCCACCCGCGGCGTCACACCCCTCGCACAACCTCTCCATTCGTTGCAACCCGATCAAGGGGGGACCCTGGGGGGAAAGTCCGCTGGGATCGTGCCAGCCCGAGAGGCAAAATCGTCCCAAGCTTCAATATCCGTAGAGATTCGCTCTGCGGACCTCGCGGATCCTTTCGCGGTTTTCTCAAACGTCTCGGCACCCCCCATGTTGCAGAACCAAACCGATCTCACGTCGCATTCGACTCCTGTTCCTGTCGTCGTGCCGAGCGCGCCGTCATCGTCTCGGTCGATCCAAGCAAAGGTATTGCATGTGATCAACGGCGAGCATTTTGCTGGTGCCGAACGCGTCCAGTCACACTTGGGCCGCTGCTTGCCGGCGTGCGGGATCGCCGCCGACTTCGTTTGTGTCAAACCAGGAAAATTCCCAAAAATCATGGCGGAACAGAATCTGCAATGGGGCCGTTGCCACCTGGCCCCGATGAAACATCGCTTCGATGTCCGCGCCGTGCTTCGCGTTCGCGATCTGGTCCGCTCGTATGGTTACGATTTGTTGCATGCCCACACCCCACGCACCGCAATGGTGGCGTCCGCGGCATCGCGGTTGGTGGGCATTCCCTGGGTCTATCACGTCCACAGCCCTGCGGCCCGTGATTCAGCGAACCCCTGGAGCAATCGAATCAATGCGTTGATGGAACGAATGTCGTTGACTGGATGTTCGCATCAAATCACCGTCTCGGAAAGTTTGCGATCGGATTGCATTGCCAAAGG
This window encodes:
- a CDS encoding DUF3500 domain-containing protein, producing MRSFRVAVSALLLIGGCTSLGLLIGMKVADPPGMQMKMFADAFLETLDEKQAALVAKDYDSAERVDWHFIPMPTRKGLVLKEMNTAQRTAALRLLRSALSEAGYGKASKIMLLEGVLRQLEGPGSESRRDSQKYYVTIFGTPSETELWGLSFEGHHLSLNFSCRDGKLVDSSPQFFATNPAKIMSDVEGPLGKGTRVLSEEEDLGFELVNRLDEAQKKVAIIDEKALKEVRFAGEPQPQVGEPEGIAFDKLSPKQAELLKRLVGVYVDAVPEKTAQTRRELIETNGWQHVYFAWAGALEPGIGHYYRIRGKDFLIEFVNTQADASGNPANHIHCVWRDLTGDFDLPIK
- the leuB gene encoding 3-isopropylmalate dehydrogenase, which encodes MKANIVLLPGDGIGPEIVTQAQRILEKIATLFGHDFAFSSQMIGGISIDQCGDPLPQATIDACKASDAILLGAVGGPKWDDPSAKTRPEAGLLKIRKELGLFANLRPIRLFDQLVDSSPLKREIIEGTDILFFRELTGGIYFGESGRSGSGPDETAFQSMAYSVREVERIVRMAALAARQRDNRLTSVDKANVLEPSRLWRQTAARVMAEEFPDVQYDVVLVDAMAMHLINRPRDFDVVVTGNLFGDILTDEASMLPGSLGMLPSASLGSDGPGLYEPIHGSAPDIAGQELANPLATILAAAMLLRHSLSLTEEANAIENAVANVLADGLRTKDIARGGKHIGTQEMGAAVLERLVK
- a CDS encoding M28 family peptidase; the encoded protein is MSRLLCSFVVVAGLSASGLVVNSAVAAKPPTVASAAVAEAARTETEPDSKADSDSKADSAAVAAAKSQVPETGAQERALVDNVRQWTFEGRRAGEGYFSADARHMVFQSERDPANPFYQIYLTDLETGDIEKVSPGIGKTTCAWIHPEGNRVLFASTHEDPAAKQKQEDEIELRASGKQRRYAWDYDENYELYERVADGQYNRLTEAQGYDAEASYSPDGTQIVFASNREAYSRELTAVEQAKFEIDPAFMIDLYIMNADGTNVRRLTTEPGYDGGPFFSPNGERICWRRFSEDGATAEIFTMNIDGSDVRRLTDFGAMSWAPFYHPSGDYLIFTTNKHGFANFELYLVRADAQGEPVRVTYTDGFDGLPVFLPDAKRLSWTSTRSKGKRSQIFIGDWNDAHARELLKLESESESSEDRLAAVASAEHTSPEFSPADVMRHVDYLTRPELAGRMTGSDGERRATAYVAAYLQSLGFEPAGANGSFFQEFEFPAGSSLTAANAMALGDKTLDLNQQWRPLSFSSDGEIEATEVVFAGYGMSVPGGDDVEEYDSYVHLDVAGKWVLVFRDLPQEITPERRQQMARYSSPRRKATVARDHGAKGILFVAGPTSKVTRELIHFDRDASQAGVSIAALTITNQVAEEMFQIANKKLGETQATFDDGSPQMGFPLEGVSVSSTVGIERKTGIGRNVIARLPVQPNRQTYPVVMIGAHVDHLGRGGGSNSLARDDEEQSIHFGADDNASGVGAMLEIAQHLAAEKSAGRLKPKRDLLIAAWSGEELGLFGSQHFVSEFYTLYPQAPQPITNAAADGEANPHAHAHAHGVSSDAEPLTQAMAAYLNLDMVGRLREKLIVQGIGSSPGFENEVQRRNGPVGLELQLDKTSTRLPTDASAFVARDVPILSAFTGAHEDYHTPRDTADKVNYDGAAKISRLFALLTRGFLIADEPPKFELDEGEKRGETPRAVLTAYLGTIPDYAAGEVKGLKLSGVAGGGPAAKAGVSGGDVIVRLAGRKIEDIYDYTYAIEALKIGEEVEIAVQRGEKTVTMKITPTARE